A DNA window from Mycolicibacter hiberniae contains the following coding sequences:
- the clpC1 gene encoding ATP-dependent protease ATP-binding subunit ClpC: MFERFTDRARRVVVLAQEEARMLNHNYIGTEHILLGLIHEGEGVAAKSLESLGISLEGVRSQVEEIIGQGQQAPSGHIPFTPRAKKVLELSLREALQLGHNYIGTEHILLGLIREGEGVAAQVLVKLGADLTRVRQQVIQLLSGYQGKETAEAGTGGRGGESGSPSTSLVLDQFGRNLTAAAMEGKLDPVIGREKEIERVMQVLSRRTKNNPVLIGEPGVGKTAVVEGLAQAIVAGEVPETLKDKQLYTLDLGSLVAGSRYRGDFEERLKKVLKEINTRGDIILFIDELHTLVGAGAAEGAIDAASILKPKLARGELQTIGATTLDEYRKYIEKDAALERRFQPVQVGEPTVEHTIEILKGLRDRYEAHHRVSISDSAIVAAATLADRYINDRFLPDKAIDLIDEAGARMRIRRMTAPPDLREFDEKIADARREKESAIDAQDFEKAASLRDREKQLVAQRAEREKQWRSGDLDVVAEVDDEQIAEVLGNWTGIPVFKLTEAETTRLLRMEDELHKRIIGQEDAVKAVSKAIRRTRAGLKDPKRPSGSFIFAGPSGVGKTELSKALAEFLFGDDDALIQIDMGEFHDRFTASRLFGAPPGYVGYEEGGQLTEKVRRKPFSVVLFDEIEKAHSEIYNSLLQVLEDGRLTDGQGRTVDFKNCVLIFTSNLGTADISKAVGLGFTQGGGDNNYERMKLKVNDELKKHFRPEFLNRIDDIIVFHQLSKDEIIQMVDLMIGRVAKQLKAKDMDIALTDRAKALLAKRGFDPVLGARPLRRTIQREIEDQLSEKILFEEIGPGQLVTVDVENWDGEGAHENAVFTFAGSPKPTAEATDLAKAAAE, encoded by the coding sequence ATGTTCGAGAGATTCACCGACCGTGCCCGCAGGGTCGTCGTCCTGGCCCAAGAAGAGGCCCGGATGCTCAACCACAACTACATCGGGACCGAGCACATCCTGCTGGGTCTCATCCACGAGGGCGAGGGCGTGGCCGCCAAGTCGCTGGAGTCGCTGGGCATCTCCTTGGAAGGGGTGCGCAGCCAGGTCGAAGAGATCATCGGCCAGGGCCAGCAGGCGCCATCCGGGCACATCCCGTTCACGCCCCGCGCCAAGAAGGTGCTCGAGCTGAGCCTGCGTGAGGCGCTGCAACTCGGCCACAACTACATCGGGACCGAACACATTCTGCTCGGCCTGATCCGTGAGGGCGAGGGCGTGGCAGCCCAGGTGCTGGTCAAGCTCGGCGCCGACCTGACCCGGGTCCGTCAGCAGGTGATCCAGCTGCTCAGCGGCTACCAGGGCAAGGAGACCGCGGAGGCCGGCACCGGCGGGCGCGGCGGCGAGTCCGGCTCACCGTCGACCTCCCTGGTGCTCGACCAGTTCGGCCGCAACCTGACCGCCGCCGCCATGGAGGGCAAGCTCGACCCCGTGATCGGCCGCGAGAAGGAAATCGAGCGGGTCATGCAGGTGCTGTCTCGCCGCACCAAGAACAACCCGGTGCTCATCGGGGAGCCCGGCGTCGGCAAGACCGCCGTGGTGGAGGGCCTGGCGCAGGCCATTGTCGCCGGCGAAGTCCCCGAGACGCTCAAGGACAAGCAGCTCTACACCCTGGACCTGGGTTCACTGGTGGCCGGCAGCCGTTACCGCGGCGACTTCGAAGAGCGCCTGAAGAAGGTTCTCAAGGAGATCAACACCCGCGGCGACATCATCTTGTTCATCGACGAGCTGCACACCCTGGTGGGTGCCGGCGCGGCCGAGGGCGCCATCGACGCGGCCTCGATCCTCAAGCCGAAGCTGGCCCGCGGTGAACTGCAGACCATCGGCGCCACGACCCTCGACGAGTACCGCAAGTACATCGAGAAGGACGCGGCGCTGGAGCGCCGGTTCCAGCCGGTGCAGGTCGGCGAGCCGACCGTCGAGCACACCATCGAGATTCTCAAGGGTCTGCGGGATCGTTACGAGGCTCACCACCGCGTCTCGATCAGCGACTCGGCGATCGTGGCGGCGGCCACCCTGGCCGACCGTTACATCAACGACCGGTTCCTGCCGGACAAGGCGATCGACCTGATCGATGAGGCCGGTGCCCGGATGCGGATTCGCCGGATGACCGCGCCGCCGGACCTGCGCGAGTTCGACGAGAAGATCGCCGACGCGCGTCGGGAGAAGGAGTCTGCGATCGACGCGCAGGACTTCGAGAAGGCGGCCAGTCTGCGGGACCGGGAGAAGCAACTCGTCGCGCAGCGGGCAGAGCGCGAGAAGCAGTGGCGCTCGGGTGATCTGGATGTCGTGGCTGAGGTCGACGACGAGCAGATCGCGGAGGTTCTGGGCAACTGGACCGGTATCCCGGTGTTCAAGCTGACCGAGGCGGAGACCACCCGCCTGCTGCGGATGGAAGATGAGCTGCACAAGCGGATCATCGGCCAGGAAGACGCGGTCAAGGCCGTCTCGAAGGCGATTCGGCGTACCCGCGCCGGCCTGAAGGACCCCAAGCGGCCCTCGGGCTCGTTCATCTTCGCCGGGCCGTCCGGCGTCGGCAAGACCGAGCTGTCCAAGGCGCTGGCGGAGTTCCTGTTCGGCGACGACGACGCGCTCATCCAGATCGACATGGGCGAGTTCCACGACCGCTTCACCGCGTCGCGGCTGTTCGGTGCCCCTCCGGGCTACGTCGGCTACGAAGAGGGCGGGCAGCTCACCGAGAAGGTGCGGCGCAAGCCGTTCTCGGTGGTGTTGTTCGACGAGATCGAGAAGGCCCACTCCGAGATCTACAACAGCCTGTTGCAGGTACTCGAGGACGGCCGGCTCACCGACGGGCAGGGCCGCACGGTGGACTTCAAGAACTGTGTCTTGATCTTCACCTCCAACCTGGGCACCGCGGACATCTCCAAGGCGGTTGGTCTGGGCTTCACCCAGGGCGGCGGGGACAACAACTACGAGCGGATGAAGCTGAAGGTCAACGACGAGCTTAAGAAGCACTTCCGCCCGGAGTTCCTCAACCGCATCGACGACATCATCGTCTTCCACCAGCTGTCCAAGGACGAGATCATCCAGATGGTCGATCTGATGATCGGCCGGGTGGCCAAGCAGCTCAAGGCCAAGGATATGGACATCGCGCTGACCGACCGGGCCAAGGCACTGCTGGCCAAGCGCGGCTTCGACCCGGTGCTGGGGGCTCGCCCGCTGCGGCGCACCATCCAGCGCGAGATCGAGGACCAGCTCTCGGAGAAGATCCTGTTCGAAGAGATCGGTCCCGGTCAGCTGGTGACCGTCGACGTGGAGAACTGGGACGGCGAGGGGGCGCACGAGAACGCCGTGTTCACCTTCGCCGGCAGCCCGAAGCCGACAGCCGAGGCGACCGACCTGGCCAAGGCGGCTGCGGAGTAG
- the lsr2 gene encoding histone-like nucleoid-structuring protein Lsr2: protein MAKKVTVTLIDDFDGEGAADETVEFGLDGVTYEIDLSSKNAAKLRAELKKWADAGRRVGGRRRGRSGGGRRGAIDREQSAAIREWARRNGHNVSTRGRIPADIIDAFHAAT, encoded by the coding sequence ATGGCGAAAAAAGTGACCGTCACCTTGATCGATGATTTCGATGGTGAGGGTGCCGCCGACGAAACGGTCGAATTCGGCCTGGACGGGGTGACCTATGAGATCGACCTTTCGAGCAAAAATGCCGCGAAACTGCGCGCAGAACTGAAGAAGTGGGCCGACGCGGGCCGCCGGGTCGGTGGCCGTCGCCGCGGACGTTCGGGTGGGGGTCGCCGGGGCGCCATAGACCGCGAGCAGAGTGCGGCCATCCGGGAATGGGCCCGGCGCAACGGTCACAACGTGTCCACCCGCGGGCGTATCCCGGCCGACATCATCGACGCATTTCACGCCGCAACCTGA
- the lysS gene encoding lysine--tRNA ligase: MSSADISRLTQDESDLPEQFRIRRDKRARLLAEGRDPYPVAVQRTHSLAEIRAQYPDLAADTATGDVVGIAGRVVFARNSGKLCFATLQEGDGTQLQVMISLASVGEQELEAWKADVDLGDIVYVHGEVISSRRGELSVLADSWQMASKSLRPLPVAHKEMSEESRVRQRYVDLIVRPEARTVARQRIAVIRSVRNALERRGFLEVETPMLQTLAGGAAARPFVTHSNALDADLYLRIAPELFLKRCVVGGFDRVFELNRVFRNEGADSTHSPEFSMLETYQAYGTYDDSALATREIIQEVADEVIGTRQLPLPDGSVYDIDGEWATVEMYPSLSAALGEEITPATPVAQLWAIADRLGVEIPTDRGYGHGKLVEELWEHAVGHDLSAPTFVRDFPVETTPLTRQHRSIPGVTEKWDLYMRGVELATGYSELIDPVVQRERFAAQAAAAAAGDDEAMALDEDFLAAMEHAMPPCTGTGMGIDRLLMVLTGLSIRDTVLFPIVRRQGN, from the coding sequence GTGAGCTCCGCCGACATCTCCCGCCTTACGCAGGACGAATCCGACCTCCCCGAGCAGTTCCGGATCCGCCGCGACAAGCGGGCTCGACTGCTGGCCGAAGGCCGCGACCCCTATCCGGTGGCGGTGCAGCGCACCCATTCCCTCGCCGAGATCCGGGCCCAGTACCCCGACCTGGCCGCCGACACCGCCACCGGCGACGTCGTCGGCATCGCGGGGCGGGTGGTGTTCGCCCGCAACTCGGGCAAGTTGTGCTTCGCGACCCTGCAGGAGGGCGACGGAACCCAGCTGCAGGTGATGATCAGCCTGGCCAGTGTCGGGGAGCAGGAGTTGGAGGCGTGGAAGGCCGACGTCGACCTCGGCGACATCGTCTACGTGCACGGCGAGGTGATCAGCTCCCGCCGCGGCGAGTTGTCGGTGTTGGCGGACTCCTGGCAGATGGCCTCGAAGTCGTTGCGGCCCCTTCCGGTCGCGCACAAGGAGATGAGCGAGGAGTCGCGGGTGCGGCAGCGCTACGTCGACCTGATCGTCCGGCCGGAGGCGCGGACCGTGGCGCGCCAGCGGATCGCGGTCATTCGGTCGGTGCGCAACGCGCTCGAGCGGCGCGGATTCCTGGAAGTCGAGACGCCGATGCTGCAGACATTGGCCGGCGGGGCGGCCGCCCGACCTTTCGTCACCCATTCCAACGCCCTGGACGCCGACCTTTACCTGAGAATCGCACCAGAACTGTTCCTCAAACGGTGCGTTGTGGGCGGTTTCGACAGAGTCTTCGAGCTCAATCGAGTGTTCCGGAATGAAGGCGCTGATTCCACTCATTCGCCCGAGTTTTCGATGTTGGAGACTTACCAGGCCTACGGCACCTATGACGACTCCGCCTTGGCTACGCGGGAGATAATTCAAGAAGTCGCCGACGAGGTGATCGGAACCCGTCAACTGCCGCTTCCCGACGGCAGTGTCTACGACATCGACGGCGAATGGGCGACCGTTGAAATGTATCCCTCGCTGTCGGCCGCACTCGGCGAGGAGATCACCCCGGCCACCCCAGTCGCGCAGCTGTGGGCGATCGCCGATCGTCTCGGCGTCGAAATCCCGACCGACCGTGGCTATGGGCACGGCAAACTGGTCGAGGAACTCTGGGAACATGCCGTGGGTCATGACCTGAGCGCCCCGACGTTCGTCCGGGACTTCCCGGTGGAGACGACACCGCTGACCCGCCAGCACCGTAGTATCCCCGGCGTCACCGAGAAGTGGGACCTTTATATGCGCGGTGTCGAACTGGCCACCGGCTACTCCGAACTCATCGACCCGGTGGTGCAACGTGAGCGGTTCGCGGCGCAGGCCGCGGCGGCGGCGGCGGGCGACGACGAGGCGATGGCACTGGATGAGGACTTCCTGGCGGCGATGGAACACGCTATGCCACCCTGCACCGGAACCGGAATGGGTATCGACCGTCTGTTGATGGTCTTGACGGGACTATCAATTCGGGACACGGTTTTGTTTCCGATTGTTCGCCGGCAAGGCAACTGA
- a CDS encoding type III pantothenate kinase has protein sequence MLLAIDVRNTHTVIGLLTGSGEHANVVQQWRIRTEAEITADELALTLDGLIGDDGEQLTGVAALSTVPSVLHEVRLMLDQYWPAVPAVLIEPGVRTGIPLLVDNPKEVGADRIVNALAAYQKFKTAAIVVDFGSSICVDVVSAKGEFLGGAIAPGLQISSDAAAARSAGLRRVELTRPRSVIGKNTVECMQAGAIYGFAGLVDGLVRRVREEAASAGDGVTVVATGHSAPLLLADLESVDHHDPNLTLDGLRLVFERNRNNQRGRLRPAR, from the coding sequence GTGCTGCTGGCGATCGACGTCCGCAACACCCACACCGTCATCGGCCTGCTCACCGGTTCCGGTGAGCACGCAAATGTGGTGCAGCAGTGGCGGATCCGCACCGAGGCGGAGATCACGGCCGACGAGCTGGCGTTGACCCTCGACGGTCTCATCGGCGATGACGGCGAACAGCTCACCGGTGTCGCCGCGCTGTCCACAGTCCCCTCGGTGCTGCACGAGGTGCGACTGATGCTCGACCAATACTGGCCCGCGGTCCCGGCGGTGCTGATCGAGCCCGGTGTGCGCACCGGGATCCCGCTGCTGGTGGACAACCCCAAGGAAGTCGGGGCCGACCGCATCGTCAATGCACTGGCCGCCTACCAGAAGTTCAAGACGGCGGCCATCGTCGTCGACTTCGGCTCGTCGATCTGCGTCGACGTGGTTTCGGCCAAGGGCGAATTTCTCGGCGGCGCCATCGCCCCGGGCCTGCAGATCTCCTCGGATGCCGCGGCGGCACGATCTGCGGGGCTGCGGCGGGTCGAACTCACCCGTCCGCGTTCGGTGATCGGCAAGAACACCGTCGAATGCATGCAGGCCGGCGCGATCTACGGGTTCGCCGGGCTGGTCGACGGGCTGGTCCGCCGCGTACGCGAGGAGGCCGCGAGCGCCGGCGACGGCGTGACCGTGGTGGCCACCGGCCACTCCGCGCCGCTGTTGCTCGCCGATCTGGAGTCCGTCGACCACCACGACCCCAACCTCACCCTGGACGGGCTGCGGCTGGTGTTCGAACGCAACCGCAACAACCAGCGCGGCAGGCTGCGCCCGGCGCGCTGA
- the panD gene encoding aspartate 1-decarboxylase, whose translation MFRTMLKSKIHRATVTHADLHYVGSVTIDADLMDAADLLEGEQVTIVDIDNGARLVTYAITGERGSGVIGINGAAAHLVHPGDLVILIAYGTMEDAEARQYRPRIVFVDAENKQVDLGNDPAFVPDDVSDLLSPRSVR comes from the coding sequence ATGTTTCGGACGATGCTCAAGTCGAAGATTCACCGTGCCACGGTCACCCACGCCGATCTGCACTACGTGGGTTCGGTGACCATCGACGCCGACCTGATGGACGCTGCCGACCTGCTTGAAGGCGAACAGGTGACGATCGTCGACATCGATAACGGCGCCCGACTGGTGACCTATGCCATCACCGGCGAGCGGGGCAGCGGCGTGATCGGGATCAACGGTGCGGCCGCGCATCTGGTGCATCCCGGGGACCTGGTGATTCTGATCGCCTACGGCACCATGGAGGACGCCGAGGCGCGCCAGTACCGCCCGCGGATCGTGTTCGTCGACGCCGAGAACAAGCAGGTGGATCTCGGCAACGACCCGGCTTTCGTGCCCGACGACGTCTCTGATCTGCTCTCGCCCCGAAGCGTGCGCTAG
- the panC gene encoding pantoate--beta-alanine ligase encodes MSSHPHRGPGPAFTAGGLNVYDRPDDVARVSRALRATGRRVMLVPTMGALHEGHLSLVAAAQRVPGSVVAVSIFVNPLQFGAGEDLEAYPRTLDQDLAALRDAGVELVFAPTAAAMYPHGPRTAVNPGALGAELEGAARPTHFAGMLTVVAKLLSIVNPDRVFLGEKDYQQLVLVRQMVTDLNLDVTVVGVPTVREADGLAMSSRNRYLDPAQREAATALSAALAAGERAAADGAQAALDAAAAVLSAVESVDVDYLQVRGTDLGPAPVNGPGRLLIAARVGTTRLLDNAAITLGCPIDAEVASVGSDVFPVSTRRN; translated from the coding sequence ATGAGCTCCCACCCGCACCGGGGCCCGGGGCCCGCCTTCACCGCCGGGGGACTCAACGTCTACGACCGGCCCGACGACGTCGCCCGCGTCAGCCGTGCCCTGCGCGCCACCGGTCGCCGGGTCATGTTGGTGCCGACCATGGGCGCCTTGCACGAGGGCCACCTGTCGTTGGTCGCAGCGGCGCAGCGGGTGCCCGGCTCGGTGGTGGCGGTGTCGATCTTCGTCAATCCGCTGCAGTTCGGGGCCGGTGAAGACCTGGAGGCCTATCCGCGCACCTTGGACCAGGATCTGGCCGCGCTGCGCGACGCGGGCGTCGAACTGGTTTTCGCCCCCACCGCCGCGGCGATGTACCCGCACGGCCCGCGCACCGCGGTGAACCCGGGCGCGCTGGGAGCCGAACTCGAAGGCGCCGCACGCCCGACCCACTTCGCCGGCATGCTCACCGTGGTCGCCAAACTGCTTTCGATCGTCAATCCGGACCGGGTGTTCTTGGGGGAGAAGGACTATCAGCAGCTGGTGCTGGTGCGCCAGATGGTCACCGATCTGAACCTGGACGTGACGGTGGTGGGTGTGCCCACCGTGCGCGAAGCCGACGGCCTGGCAATGTCGTCGCGCAACCGCTACCTCGACCCCGCCCAGCGCGAGGCCGCGACCGCCCTGTCGGCCGCCTTGGCCGCCGGTGAGCGCGCGGCAGCCGACGGCGCCCAGGCGGCGCTGGACGCCGCGGCCGCGGTGCTGTCCGCGGTGGAGAGCGTCGACGTCGACTACCTGCAGGTCCGTGGCACCGACCTGGGCCCGGCGCCCGTGAACGGGCCCGGGCGGCTGCTGATCGCCGCCCGAGTCGGCACCACCCGGCTGCTCGACAACGCGGCCATCACCCTCGGATGTCCCATCGACGCAGAGGTGGCGTCGGTCGGTTCGGATGTATTTCCCGTATCAACCCGGAGGAATTGA
- a CDS encoding Rossmann-like and DUF2520 domain-containing protein, with product MAQFDGLRPARLKVGVISAGRVGTALGVALERAEHVVVACSAISEESRQRAGRRLPDSLVLPAPDVAADAELLLLAVPDTELAGIVSGLAATGAVRAGTIVVHTSGATGIGVLAPLTEQGCLPLAIHPAMTFTGSDEDIDRLSESCFGITAADEVGFAVAEALTCEIGAEPFRVDETARTLYHAALCHGGNHVVTVIDDALTALRAALPARLGSGMAEDPDGIAERVLGPLVRAALANTLRDGRSALTGPVARGDSKTVAGHLRALTGVDPDLAEAYRTNALRTAHRAGAPDDVLEVLAR from the coding sequence ATGGCGCAGTTCGACGGACTGCGGCCCGCCCGGCTCAAGGTCGGCGTCATCTCGGCCGGCCGCGTCGGCACCGCACTCGGCGTAGCGCTCGAGCGCGCCGAGCACGTCGTGGTCGCGTGCAGCGCCATCTCCGAGGAGTCCCGGCAACGGGCCGGGCGCCGCCTTCCGGACAGCCTGGTGCTGCCGGCTCCCGACGTGGCGGCCGACGCGGAACTGCTCCTGCTCGCCGTACCCGACACCGAACTGGCCGGCATCGTTTCCGGCTTGGCGGCCACCGGCGCGGTGCGGGCGGGAACGATCGTCGTGCACACCTCCGGCGCCACCGGTATCGGGGTGCTTGCGCCGTTGACCGAACAGGGCTGCCTGCCGCTGGCCATCCACCCAGCGATGACCTTCACCGGCTCCGACGAGGACATCGACCGGTTGTCGGAAAGCTGCTTCGGCATCACCGCCGCCGACGAGGTCGGCTTCGCCGTCGCCGAGGCGCTGACCTGTGAGATCGGCGCTGAACCGTTTCGGGTCGACGAAACCGCGCGCACCCTCTACCACGCCGCGTTGTGTCACGGCGGAAACCACGTGGTCACGGTGATCGATGACGCGCTGACGGCGTTGCGGGCGGCGCTGCCCGCGCGGCTGGGCTCCGGTATGGCCGAAGACCCGGACGGCATCGCCGAGCGGGTGCTCGGACCGCTGGTGCGTGCAGCGCTGGCCAACACCCTGCGCGACGGCCGGTCAGCGCTGACCGGGCCGGTGGCCCGCGGCGACTCCAAGACCGTGGCCGGGCATCTGCGGGCGTTGACCGGCGTCGATCCGGACCTGGCTGAGGCCTATCGGACCAACGCGCTACGCACGGCGCACCGGGCCGGTGCACCCGACGACGTACTGGAGGTCCTGGCGCGATGA
- a CDS encoding DUF6779 domain-containing protein, with protein sequence MNSVLFRAPGRRGGRRPGWTLMTALLILAIAASSALVFTNRVELLKLAVIIALWAAVAAAFVSVIYRRQSDVDQARARDLKLVYDLQLDREISARREYELTVESQLRRELASELRAQAADEVAALRAELAALRTNLEILFDADLSQRPALEPERTPVRAYSDWARSGGESAPGGPTRATSSAATGYPPDSVTETAENPIIDVPEVRIPAAGSTPPQESPQESPQAPSYADGRRGSHRRRADESPRRASEDTAPPPAAGGWAQPPQPFVAAETRREPEPPPPPPSPPWVSSSAPSWKPVGAEGEWLPPGAPGSNWSADAAAESLRRPAPERSEERPSRHGRHAGPADSDSGAQPAGPEGQGRRRARSRHAAESDGDHFRLPPVESPAGAAAGSPEAEPEAATQGRHGHADEPGTGGQSVADLLARLQQGPVEGRRRRRRED encoded by the coding sequence ATGAATTCGGTCCTGTTCCGCGCCCCGGGTCGGCGCGGAGGCCGCAGGCCGGGCTGGACGTTGATGACGGCGTTGCTGATCCTGGCGATCGCTGCCAGTTCGGCACTGGTGTTCACCAACCGGGTGGAGCTGCTCAAGCTCGCGGTCATCATCGCGCTGTGGGCTGCGGTCGCGGCGGCGTTCGTCTCGGTGATCTATCGGCGGCAAAGCGATGTCGACCAGGCCCGCGCACGTGACCTGAAACTGGTCTATGACCTGCAACTGGATCGGGAGATCTCGGCGCGGCGCGAGTACGAGCTCACGGTGGAGTCCCAGCTGCGCCGCGAGCTTGCCTCCGAGCTGCGCGCGCAGGCCGCCGACGAGGTCGCGGCGCTGCGCGCCGAGTTGGCCGCGCTGCGCACCAACCTGGAGATTCTGTTCGACGCAGATCTGAGTCAGCGGCCGGCTCTCGAGCCGGAGCGCACACCGGTTCGTGCCTACAGCGACTGGGCGCGCTCGGGCGGGGAATCCGCTCCCGGCGGACCCACCCGCGCCACGTCGTCGGCCGCCACCGGCTATCCGCCGGATTCGGTCACCGAGACCGCGGAGAATCCGATCATCGACGTACCCGAGGTGCGGATTCCGGCCGCCGGCAGCACCCCGCCCCAGGAATCGCCCCAGGAGTCCCCGCAGGCGCCCTCGTACGCCGATGGCCGCCGTGGCTCGCATCGCCGCAGGGCGGACGAGTCGCCCCGCCGGGCCTCCGAGGACACTGCGCCGCCACCGGCCGCCGGGGGCTGGGCGCAGCCGCCACAGCCCTTCGTCGCTGCCGAAACACGCCGCGAGCCCGAACCACCACCGCCACCGCCATCACCGCCCTGGGTTTCGTCCTCGGCCCCCAGCTGGAAACCTGTTGGTGCCGAAGGGGAGTGGCTTCCCCCCGGCGCGCCGGGCAGCAACTGGTCGGCAGATGCGGCGGCAGAATCGCTCCGGCGGCCGGCGCCGGAGCGCAGCGAGGAGAGGCCGAGCAGGCACGGTCGTCACGCCGGCCCAGCCGACTCCGACAGCGGCGCGCAGCCGGCAGGCCCCGAGGGGCAGGGGCGCCGGCGGGCGCGCTCGCGCCACGCTGCCGAATCGGACGGCGACCACTTCCGGCTCCCGCCGGTCGAGTCCCCGGCAGGGGCGGCCGCCGGATCGCCGGAGGCCGAACCCGAGGCTGCCACCCAGGGACGACACGGCCACGCTGATGAACCCGGTACCGGCGGTCAGTCGGTGGCCGATCTGCTGGCCCGCCTGCAGCAGGGGCCCGTCGAGGGCCGTCGGCGCCGCCGCCGCGAAGACTGA
- a CDS encoding DUF3180 domain-containing protein, with the protein MGPTRTRDVTAAAVAVAILSYLAVPLLYRGFPPITVWTGISLLAVTIAEAGWGRYVGRKIADGQIGAGARRLHPLAVARTVVVAKASAWMGSLVLGFWLGVLGYLLPRRSTLQVAAEDTSGAVVAAASALALLIAALWLQNCCKSPHDPGPPTELPGNQPG; encoded by the coding sequence ATGGGGCCGACCCGCACCCGCGACGTGACCGCGGCGGCGGTTGCCGTCGCGATCCTGAGTTACCTTGCGGTCCCGCTGCTGTACCGGGGGTTTCCCCCGATCACGGTGTGGACCGGCATATCGCTGCTGGCGGTCACGATCGCCGAGGCCGGCTGGGGCCGCTACGTCGGACGCAAGATCGCCGACGGTCAGATCGGTGCCGGGGCGCGGCGGCTGCATCCGCTGGCGGTGGCGCGCACCGTGGTGGTGGCCAAAGCATCGGCGTGGATGGGGTCGCTGGTGCTGGGCTTCTGGCTGGGCGTGCTCGGCTACCTGCTGCCGCGCCGTTCCACCCTGCAGGTCGCCGCCGAGGACACCTCGGGTGCGGTGGTGGCGGCCGCCAGCGCCCTCGCGCTGCTCATCGCGGCGTTGTGGCTGCAGAACTGCTGTAAATCGCCGCACGATCCGGGCCCGCCCACCGAGCTGCCCGGAAATCAACCCGGGTGA
- the folK gene encoding 2-amino-4-hydroxy-6-hydroxymethyldihydropteridine diphosphokinase, translated as MSRAVLSIGSNLGDRLAWMQSAVDGLGSAVRAVSGVYETEAWGGVPQGPFLNAVLVVDDPAADERHWLRRAHELEQAAERVRTQRWGPRTLDVDVISCRRADGMPVRSDDEELTLPHPRAHLRAFVLVPWLSVEPDARLTVGDRSRAVQDLLDDLDPAERDGVALTDLVLHRREWPARVGSN; from the coding sequence GTGAGCCGAGCGGTGCTGTCCATCGGCTCCAACCTGGGGGACCGACTGGCGTGGATGCAGTCGGCGGTCGACGGCCTGGGCAGCGCGGTGCGCGCGGTGTCGGGGGTATATGAGACCGAGGCGTGGGGCGGCGTGCCACAGGGCCCCTTCCTCAACGCGGTGCTCGTCGTCGATGACCCGGCCGCCGACGAGCGGCATTGGCTGCGCCGGGCGCACGAACTGGAGCAGGCGGCCGAACGTGTGCGGACGCAGCGGTGGGGGCCACGAACCCTGGATGTCGACGTGATCAGCTGCCGGCGTGCCGACGGCATGCCGGTGCGCTCCGACGACGAGGAGCTGACCCTGCCGCATCCCAGGGCCCACCTGCGCGCCTTCGTCCTGGTGCCCTGGTTGTCGGTGGAACCGGACGCGCGCTTGACCGTGGGAGACCGGTCCCGGGCGGTGCAGGACCTTCTCGATGACCTCGATCCCGCCGAGCGGGACGGGGTGGCGTTGACGGATCTGGTGCTGCACCGCCGGGAGTGGCCGGCGCGCGTCGGGAGCAACTGA
- the folB gene encoding dihydroneopterin aldolase, producing MTDRIELSGLTVRGNHGVFAHERADGQDFVVDITVWMDLTVAAASDDLSDTYDYGLLAQRAADIVAGPPRDLIETVAAEIAEEVMGDMRVQAVEVTLHKPQAPIPLTFADVAVVARRSRGDRRGRVVPA from the coding sequence GTGACTGATCGGATCGAGTTGAGCGGCTTGACGGTGCGGGGCAACCACGGGGTGTTCGCTCATGAGCGGGCCGACGGTCAGGATTTCGTCGTCGACATCACCGTCTGGATGGATCTCACCGTCGCCGCGGCCAGCGACGACCTTTCCGACACTTACGATTACGGTTTGCTGGCGCAGCGCGCGGCGGACATTGTCGCCGGGCCGCCGCGCGATCTGATCGAAACCGTGGCCGCCGAGATCGCCGAGGAGGTGATGGGCGACATGCGGGTGCAAGCCGTGGAGGTGACGCTGCACAAACCGCAGGCGCCCATTCCCCTTACCTTCGCCGACGTGGCGGTGGTGGCACGGCGCTCGCGGGGCGACCGGCGCGGCAGGGTGGTCCCGGCGTGA